From a single Paraburkholderia youngii genomic region:
- a CDS encoding Gfo/Idh/MocA family protein → MAKDQIVWGILGAAKINDKVVVPMHNAPKCRVKGIASRSLEKAREAAAKYGLAVAYDGYEALLADPEIDAVYIPLPNHLHVEWTIKAVEAGKHVLCEKPISLDAQQVERLIAARDKSGRYIQEAFMVRTHPQWLKVRTLIDEGAIGELRAVTGGFTYHNTNEDNIRNKSELGGGGLLDIGCYPITTSRFTIGREPRRVVALVEQDPAFKVDRLGSVLMDFDGVQASFFYSTQTYPYQRMQFHGTRGRIEVEIPFNAPHDRPTRLLISEHNSDGVATDRWLEVPVCDQYGVAATTFAEAILSGGPQAIPLEDARANMRVIDAVFRSAQSGAWESIAQS, encoded by the coding sequence ATGGCAAAGGATCAAATAGTCTGGGGAATTTTGGGCGCCGCAAAGATCAACGACAAGGTGGTCGTGCCCATGCACAACGCGCCGAAGTGCCGGGTGAAAGGCATCGCGTCGCGCTCTCTGGAGAAGGCGCGGGAAGCCGCGGCCAAATATGGTCTGGCTGTCGCATACGACGGCTATGAGGCGCTGCTCGCGGACCCGGAAATCGACGCGGTCTATATTCCATTGCCCAATCATCTCCACGTGGAATGGACGATCAAAGCGGTCGAGGCGGGCAAGCACGTGCTGTGTGAGAAGCCGATCAGCCTGGACGCGCAACAGGTCGAACGGCTGATTGCCGCGCGCGACAAGAGCGGCCGATACATCCAGGAAGCCTTCATGGTTCGTACGCATCCGCAATGGTTGAAGGTGCGGACCCTGATCGACGAAGGCGCGATCGGCGAATTGCGGGCAGTGACCGGCGGTTTCACCTATCACAACACGAACGAAGACAATATCCGCAACAAGAGCGAGCTAGGCGGCGGCGGTCTGCTCGATATTGGTTGCTATCCGATCACGACGTCGCGCTTCACGATCGGGCGTGAGCCACGGCGCGTAGTAGCGCTGGTGGAACAGGATCCTGCCTTCAAGGTAGACCGGCTCGGCTCCGTGCTGATGGACTTCGATGGCGTGCAGGCGAGTTTCTTTTACTCGACTCAGACCTATCCGTACCAGCGGATGCAATTTCACGGCACCAGGGGGAGAATCGAAGTCGAAATTCCGTTCAATGCGCCACACGATCGACCGACGCGTCTGCTAATCAGTGAGCACAATAGCGACGGTGTCGCGACTGATCGCTGGCTGGAAGTTCCGGTGTGCGATCAATACGGCGTAGCCGCCACCACGTTCGCGGAGGCGATCCTGAGTGGCGGCCCGCAAGCTATTCCGCTGGAAGATGCGCGCGCAAATATGCGGGTGATCGATGCCGTGTTCCGCTCGGCTCAGTCGGGCGCGTGGGAGAGCATCGCCCAAAGTTGA
- a CDS encoding alpha-amylase family protein, which translates to MLNDLWYKNTIIYCLSVGTFMDANGDGVGDFEGLMRRLDYLQGLGMTTIWLMPFHPSPGRDNGYDVCDYYNVDPKYGTLGDFAEFTHACAQRGLRVIIDLVVNHTSDQHPWFLEARSDPASKYRDWYVWSDDKPPDAQRGVAFPGVQKSTWSFDKRAKRWYFHRFYDFQPDLNTSNPHVQAELLKIMGFWIQLGVSGFRMDAVPFVIATKGPKVRRPVEQYDMLRTFREFLQWREGDAIILAEANVLPKSDLQYFGDEGERLPMMFNFRVNQNTFYTLATGNTKPLKDALLATKPRPPTAQWGVFLRNHDELDLGRLTPAQRAAVFAAFAPDPDMQLYGRGIRRRLAPMLSGDRRRLELAYSLMLSLPGTPVFRYGDEIGMGDDLRRPERQCARTPMQWSGEPQGGFTSHSNPPVPAISGGAYGFERVNVANQRRDPDSFLNWTERMIRMRREVPEISWGDFEVLPTSRNDVLALGYHWRNNSVLFLHNFRAEACTVEFRLSSNEPGRDSLINLLSDDHSGADDDGRHKVVLEPFGYRWYRVGGLDYLLKRTEV; encoded by the coding sequence ATGCTTAATGACCTCTGGTACAAGAACACGATCATTTACTGCCTTTCGGTAGGCACCTTCATGGACGCGAATGGCGACGGCGTCGGCGACTTCGAGGGCCTGATGCGCAGGCTCGATTACCTGCAAGGGCTCGGCATGACGACGATTTGGCTGATGCCCTTCCACCCGTCGCCAGGACGCGATAACGGTTACGACGTTTGCGACTATTACAACGTCGATCCGAAGTACGGCACGCTCGGCGATTTCGCCGAGTTCACGCATGCGTGCGCCCAGCGGGGCTTGCGGGTGATCATCGATCTCGTCGTCAATCACACGTCCGACCAGCATCCGTGGTTCCTGGAAGCACGCAGCGATCCCGCGTCGAAATATCGCGACTGGTATGTCTGGTCGGACGACAAACCGCCCGATGCGCAACGCGGCGTGGCGTTTCCGGGCGTGCAGAAGTCGACCTGGAGTTTCGACAAGCGGGCAAAACGCTGGTACTTCCATCGCTTCTACGATTTTCAACCGGACCTGAATACTTCCAATCCGCATGTGCAGGCGGAGTTGCTGAAGATCATGGGCTTCTGGATTCAGCTCGGCGTGTCCGGATTCCGCATGGACGCGGTGCCCTTCGTCATCGCGACGAAGGGCCCGAAGGTGCGCCGCCCCGTAGAGCAGTACGACATGTTGCGAACGTTTCGCGAGTTTCTGCAGTGGCGCGAAGGCGACGCGATCATTCTGGCCGAAGCCAACGTGCTGCCCAAATCGGATCTCCAGTACTTCGGCGACGAGGGCGAGCGCTTGCCGATGATGTTCAACTTCCGCGTCAATCAAAACACCTTCTACACGCTCGCGACGGGCAACACGAAGCCGTTGAAGGACGCGCTGCTTGCGACGAAACCACGGCCGCCGACTGCGCAATGGGGGGTATTTCTGCGCAATCACGACGAACTCGATCTGGGCCGGCTGACGCCCGCTCAGCGCGCGGCGGTGTTCGCCGCGTTCGCCCCGGACCCCGACATGCAGTTGTATGGGCGCGGCATCCGCCGCAGACTTGCGCCGATGCTGTCGGGCGACAGACGCCGTCTTGAACTCGCCTACAGCCTGATGCTGAGTTTGCCGGGCACGCCGGTGTTCCGATACGGCGATGAAATCGGCATGGGGGACGATCTGCGCCGGCCCGAGCGCCAATGTGCGCGCACGCCGATGCAATGGTCGGGCGAGCCGCAAGGCGGCTTCACGAGCCATTCGAACCCGCCTGTGCCTGCGATCTCCGGCGGGGCTTATGGGTTCGAGCGGGTCAACGTGGCAAACCAGCGGCGCGATCCCGATTCGTTTCTCAACTGGACCGAGCGGATGATTCGCATGCGCCGGGAAGTGCCGGAAATCAGCTGGGGGGACTTCGAAGTGCTGCCCACCTCGCGAAACGATGTGCTCGCGCTCGGTTATCACTGGCGCAACAACTCCGTGCTGTTTCTGCATAACTTCCGCGCCGAGGCGTGTACCGTCGAATTCCGCCTCAGCTCCAACGAACCCGGGCGGGATTCGCTGATCAATCTACTGTCCGACGACCACAGCGGCGCTGACGATGACGGCCGTCACAAGGTGGTGCTCGAGCCGTTCGGATACCGTTGGTATCGGGTGGGCGGCCTCGACTATCTGCTCAAGCGGACCGAGGTCTAG
- a CDS encoding alpha-amylase family glycosyl hydrolase: MSELAWWQRGVIYQIYPRSFQDSNGDGIGDLSGISARLEYVAALGVDAVWISPISPSPMADFGYDVADYCNIDPMFGTLDGFKQLMGHAHRLGLKVLLDFVPNHSSNRHPWFEQSRSSRDNPKRDWYLWRDPAPDGGPPNNWLSRMGGSAWEWDEVTGQYYYHAFLREQPDLNWRNPQVRRAMDQVLRFWLDLGVDGFRVDVLWLLIKDAQFRDNPPNPGYLPGEPDHHRLLQTYTEDQPEVHELVRSMRATLDEYGERVLIGEIYLTVAQLVKYYGVNGEGAHMPFNFQLLSARWNAENIARMIRDYDVALPEYAWPNWVLGNHDNPRVASRVGAAQARVAAVLLLTLRGTPTLYYGDEIGMTDGYIASDQIQDPAELRQPGICQGRDPERTPMQWDGSLPNAGFTDGRPWLPIATATSVREQDGDMSSMLSLYRRLLSLRRSSAALVRGTIENVVADGDVLTYERRSSNQCLFIALNMGAEAATVQSRAGMVLLSTVTTRIGDAFIQGANLLAASEAVIVIVDSPS, from the coding sequence ATGTCGGAGCTGGCGTGGTGGCAACGCGGTGTGATCTATCAGATCTATCCGCGCTCGTTTCAGGACAGTAACGGCGATGGCATCGGCGATCTGTCCGGCATCAGCGCGCGCCTTGAATACGTCGCGGCGCTAGGCGTCGATGCGGTGTGGATCTCCCCAATCTCCCCGTCGCCGATGGCCGACTTTGGCTATGACGTCGCGGACTACTGCAACATCGATCCGATGTTCGGCACTCTGGACGGGTTCAAGCAATTGATGGGCCACGCGCATCGGCTCGGGCTCAAGGTGCTGCTCGATTTCGTGCCGAATCATTCGTCGAACCGGCATCCGTGGTTCGAGCAAAGCCGCTCGTCGCGAGACAATCCGAAACGGGACTGGTATCTGTGGCGCGATCCCGCGCCCGATGGCGGACCGCCGAACAACTGGTTGAGCCGTATGGGCGGCTCGGCGTGGGAGTGGGACGAGGTGACGGGGCAGTACTACTATCACGCGTTTCTGCGCGAGCAGCCTGACCTGAACTGGCGGAACCCGCAAGTGCGCCGCGCGATGGACCAGGTGCTGCGTTTCTGGCTCGACCTCGGCGTCGACGGCTTCCGCGTGGACGTGCTGTGGCTGTTGATCAAGGACGCGCAGTTTCGCGACAATCCGCCCAATCCCGGCTATTTGCCGGGCGAGCCGGACCATCATCGACTGTTGCAAACTTACACCGAGGATCAGCCGGAAGTACATGAACTCGTCCGCTCGATGCGAGCCACGCTGGACGAATACGGCGAGCGCGTGCTGATCGGCGAAATCTATCTGACTGTTGCGCAACTGGTGAAGTATTACGGCGTGAACGGCGAAGGAGCGCATATGCCGTTCAATTTTCAGTTGCTCAGCGCGAGATGGAATGCGGAGAACATCGCCCGCATGATCCGCGATTACGACGTTGCGTTGCCCGAATACGCGTGGCCGAACTGGGTGCTGGGAAACCACGACAATCCGCGCGTTGCGTCGCGCGTCGGCGCGGCACAGGCACGTGTGGCCGCTGTGCTGCTGTTGACATTACGAGGCACGCCGACGCTTTACTACGGCGATGAAATCGGCATGACGGACGGCTATATCGCGTCCGATCAGATTCAGGACCCGGCGGAGCTCCGGCAACCGGGCATTTGCCAGGGACGCGATCCCGAGCGCACGCCTATGCAATGGGATGGCTCGCTGCCGAATGCGGGCTTCACGGACGGCAGACCGTGGTTGCCGATTGCGACCGCGACGAGCGTGCGCGAACAGGACGGCGACATGTCGAGCATGTTGTCGCTGTATCGGCGTTTGCTGAGCCTGCGCCGCAGCAGCGCCGCGCTCGTGCGGGGCACGATAGAGAATGTCGTTGCCGACGGCGACGTGCTGACCTATGAGCGGCGCTCCAGCAATCAATGTCTGTTCATCGCGCTGAACATGGGTGCCGAAGCTGCCACCGTGCAATCGCGCGCGGGCATGGTGCTGCTATCGACGGTGACCACGCGCATCGGTGACGCCTTCATCCAGGGCGCCAATTTGCTTGCCGCCAGCGAGGCGGTCATCGTGATCGTTGACTCTCCATCATGA
- a CDS encoding potassium transporter Kup — MPEQKREQSDDSSSRRQRGGGTLVLGALGVVFGDIGTSPIYALRQAAIETGSIDVQVVMGTLSMIVWAVVIVVILKYAWYVMRADNEGEGGIIALTALVRSGYEDEGRRVPRALLLAGLFGAAMFYGDSMVTPAVSVLSAVEGLSEISPSFDPWVVPIAAAILIALFSFQRRGSSVVGRAFGPVMAVWFLSLASVGLYRVAQHPVVLHALSPRWAVSLMIGHPRIAFTILAAVILALTGAEALYADIGHFGRRAIRIALFAIVFPSIIIGYFGQAATLLFVPGSFHQPFFHAAPPWALVPGVIIAMLATIIASQAVISGAFSMTSQAIELGFLPRLRVVETSTERRGQVYSPAVNLILFVAVLFLVLVFRSSSNLTSAYGIAVALTMLITTIQMISVSRNVWHWPRYGVALVSAPLLVVDVTLVSANVPKIASGGWFPVAVGLILFVLMSTWNRGREIAATHANEADALDAFLRDALAGPEPPARVPGTAVYPGNASGKTPATFRSNIRHNCVLHETTIFFANISESAPRIDDETRIDVRDLGNGCFEIIAHHGFVERPNLPRLLESLAGRFDGWHYDPRHTTFFLPRDEVIKGRSHGSMTRWREALFGQMAFHSTPSAEYYGLRAEDVVELGIQVAL, encoded by the coding sequence ATGCCTGAGCAAAAGAGGGAGCAAAGCGACGATTCGTCGTCTCGCCGCCAGCGCGGCGGCGGCACGCTCGTGCTAGGCGCACTGGGTGTCGTATTCGGCGACATCGGCACGAGTCCCATCTACGCATTGCGCCAAGCCGCCATCGAAACCGGTTCGATCGACGTGCAGGTCGTGATGGGCACGCTGTCGATGATCGTGTGGGCCGTCGTCATCGTCGTCATACTCAAGTACGCGTGGTACGTGATGCGCGCCGACAATGAAGGCGAAGGCGGCATCATCGCACTGACGGCGCTGGTCCGCTCGGGCTATGAGGACGAAGGGCGGCGGGTGCCGCGTGCGCTGCTGCTCGCGGGACTCTTTGGCGCCGCGATGTTCTATGGCGATTCGATGGTAACGCCGGCCGTATCCGTGCTGTCGGCCGTCGAGGGACTGAGCGAGATCAGTCCATCTTTCGATCCATGGGTCGTGCCGATCGCGGCAGCCATCCTGATCGCGCTCTTCTCGTTTCAGCGACGTGGCAGCTCGGTGGTCGGGCGCGCATTCGGTCCCGTGATGGCCGTGTGGTTTCTGTCTCTTGCCTCGGTCGGGCTCTATCGGGTCGCGCAACATCCCGTCGTATTGCATGCGCTATCGCCGCGATGGGCCGTATCGCTGATGATCGGCCATCCCCGCATCGCATTCACGATTCTCGCCGCCGTGATTCTCGCGCTGACCGGAGCGGAGGCCCTGTATGCCGACATCGGTCACTTCGGACGCCGCGCGATCCGTATTGCGCTCTTCGCCATCGTGTTTCCGTCGATCATCATCGGCTACTTCGGGCAGGCAGCAACCCTGTTGTTCGTGCCCGGCTCTTTTCACCAGCCGTTCTTCCACGCTGCGCCGCCGTGGGCGCTCGTGCCGGGCGTCATCATCGCGATGCTCGCGACGATCATCGCTTCGCAAGCGGTGATTTCAGGCGCATTTTCAATGACGAGTCAGGCGATCGAACTGGGCTTTCTGCCGCGCCTGCGGGTCGTCGAAACGTCAACAGAGCGGCGCGGACAGGTCTATTCGCCCGCCGTCAACCTGATCCTGTTCGTGGCGGTGCTGTTTCTCGTGCTGGTGTTTCGAAGCTCGTCGAACCTGACTTCGGCGTACGGCATCGCAGTCGCGCTGACGATGCTGATCACCACGATCCAGATGATCAGCGTGTCGCGCAACGTCTGGCATTGGCCCCGCTACGGCGTGGCGCTCGTGAGCGCGCCGTTGCTCGTCGTCGACGTGACGCTGGTATCCGCGAACGTGCCGAAAATCGCTTCCGGCGGCTGGTTTCCTGTCGCCGTCGGGCTGATTCTTTTCGTGCTGATGTCGACCTGGAATCGCGGACGCGAGATTGCCGCAACCCATGCGAACGAAGCCGATGCGCTCGACGCGTTCCTGCGCGACGCGCTAGCCGGTCCCGAACCTCCGGCTCGCGTGCCAGGCACCGCGGTTTATCCGGGCAACGCATCGGGCAAGACACCGGCGACATTCAGGAGCAACATCCGCCACAACTGCGTGCTGCACGAGACGACGATTTTCTTCGCCAACATATCGGAGTCAGCGCCGCGTATCGATGACGAAACGCGCATCGACGTGCGAGACCTCGGCAACGGATGCTTCGAGATCATTGCGCATCATGGGTTCGTCGAGCGCCCCAACCTGCCGCGACTGCTTGAATCGCTGGCGGGTCGGTTCGATGGCTGGCACTACGATCCCAGGCACACCACGTTTTTCCTGCCGCGCGATGAAGTCATCAAGGGACGTTCGCACGGCAGCATGACGCGCTGGCGCGAGGCGCTGTTCGGACAGATGGCGTTTCATTCCACGCCCAGCGCCGAATACTATGGACTTCGAGCGGAAGACGTCGTTGAACTTGGCATTCAGGTGGCGCTTTGA
- a CDS encoding helix-turn-helix transcriptional regulator: MNTAQSLGDFLRSRRTRLDPASFGFSGRRRTPGLRREEVAQRANISSTWYTWLEQGRGGAPSAAVLERICAALMLTNAEREHLFMLGLGRPPEVRYRSTDAVDPRLQRVLDSLEASPSIIKTATWDVVAWNRAAAVVLTDYSALPPGQRNILRFLFGDPDARAKQHDWESVARSVVGTFRADVARAGIASEVGDLVDDLCRKSPDFERMWRENQVFGHSEAQHVKRLLHPAFGTIEMEYSLFAVDGRPELSMLVYTPLDARIAARIRSAVSAMDETDSAAPLTTA, encoded by the coding sequence GTGAACACCGCCCAATCCCTCGGAGACTTTCTGCGCAGCCGCCGCACGCGGCTCGACCCGGCCAGCTTCGGTTTCTCGGGCCGCAGGCGGACGCCCGGCTTGCGCCGGGAAGAAGTCGCGCAGCGCGCGAATATCAGTTCGACCTGGTACACCTGGCTCGAGCAGGGCCGCGGCGGCGCGCCGTCCGCCGCGGTGCTGGAGCGCATCTGCGCGGCGCTGATGCTGACCAACGCGGAGCGCGAACATCTGTTCATGCTGGGCCTCGGGCGCCCCCCGGAAGTCCGCTACCGCTCCACCGACGCAGTGGACCCGCGCTTGCAGCGCGTGCTCGATTCGCTCGAGGCGAGCCCGTCGATCATCAAGACCGCGACGTGGGACGTGGTCGCATGGAATCGCGCGGCAGCCGTCGTGTTGACCGACTACAGCGCGCTGCCGCCGGGCCAGCGCAACATCCTGCGCTTCCTGTTCGGCGATCCCGACGCCCGCGCAAAACAGCATGACTGGGAGAGCGTCGCCCGCTCCGTGGTGGGGACGTTCCGCGCGGACGTCGCACGCGCGGGGATCGCTTCGGAGGTGGGCGATCTGGTCGATGATCTGTGTCGCAAGAGCCCCGACTTCGAACGCATGTGGCGCGAAAACCAGGTATTCGGCCACAGCGAAGCCCAGCACGTTAAGCGCCTGCTGCATCCTGCGTTCGGAACCATCGAAATGGAATATTCGCTGTTCGCCGTCGATGGCCGGCCAGAGCTGAGCATGCTCGTCTACACCCCGCTCGACGCGCGAATTGCCGCGCGCATCCGTAGCGCCGTTTCGGCGATGGACGAGACTGACAGCGCCGCGCCCCTGACCACTGCGTGA
- a CDS encoding SDR family oxidoreductase — protein sequence MRIFLTGATGFIGSALVPELIEAGHHVIGMTRSDQGAQALVAAGAEVHRGTLEDTDSLRSGAAKADAVIHLAFDHDFSHFVENCDKDKRAIAALGAALAGSDRPLLITSGTGVGSRDNGQPAVEDVFNTSHPNPRIGSELAGNALLKDGVNVSVMRLPQVHNPYRQGLITPLIQIARDKGVCAYVEEGLNRWPAGHLSDVVRLYRLAIEKAERGARYHAVGEEGVSAREIAEALGRGLKLPVVSIARGEAQAYFGWMAMFAALDMPASSAQTQARLGWRPTGPTLLSDLNEARYVPS from the coding sequence ATGCGAATCTTTCTGACAGGCGCAACCGGGTTTATCGGCTCGGCTTTGGTGCCCGAACTTATCGAAGCCGGGCATCACGTGATCGGCATGACCCGCTCCGATCAGGGCGCGCAGGCGCTCGTCGCAGCGGGCGCGGAGGTGCATCGCGGCACGCTCGAAGACACCGACAGCCTGCGCAGCGGCGCCGCGAAGGCCGACGCCGTCATACACCTTGCTTTCGATCACGACTTCTCGCACTTCGTGGAGAACTGCGACAAGGACAAGCGTGCGATCGCAGCACTTGGCGCGGCGCTGGCGGGCTCGGATCGGCCGCTTCTGATCACTTCAGGCACGGGCGTCGGCAGCCGGGATAACGGGCAGCCGGCCGTCGAGGACGTGTTCAACACCAGCCACCCGAACCCGCGCATCGGCTCCGAGCTGGCCGGCAATGCACTGCTGAAGGACGGAGTCAACGTGTCGGTGATGCGCTTGCCGCAAGTGCATAACCCGTACAGGCAAGGCCTCATCACGCCGCTCATCCAGATCGCTCGGGACAAAGGCGTATGCGCATATGTGGAGGAAGGACTTAATCGGTGGCCGGCCGGGCATCTGTCGGATGTGGTGCGGCTGTACCGGCTTGCGATCGAGAAGGCCGAACGCGGTGCGCGCTATCACGCGGTCGGCGAAGAGGGTGTTAGTGCACGAGAGATCGCCGAAGCGCTGGGGCGCGGCCTGAAGTTGCCGGTCGTCTCGATCGCGCGCGGCGAAGCGCAGGCGTACTTCGGATGGATGGCCATGTTCGCCGCGCTCGATATGCCGGCATCGAGCGCGCAGACGCAGGCGCGTTTGGGCTGGCGGCCGACCGGTCCCACGCTACTGTCGGATCTGAACGAAGCGCGCTACGTTCCATCATAG
- a CDS encoding phosphatase PAP2 family protein → MNSFDLSIETYLSNIHFSHFATLSIQAIDNLYTFKGLVLVPVLWWMWFQQDECREWRREMVLATVVSGLAALFVGRVLTHWLPFRVRPVYDPELHLSFASGDIKDAVLTNWSSFPSDHAMLWMAVATGIFLVWRGIGVLALLYTALFICLPRAYLGFHYPTDLLVGAAVGITITLIMTRDAIRTRYATPVLRWMDRHPAPAATLAFILCLQLVTQFDELRRLASGILKHL, encoded by the coding sequence ATGAATAGCTTCGATTTATCCATCGAAACATATCTATCCAACATACATTTCAGTCATTTCGCGACGCTATCCATACAAGCCATCGACAACCTGTACACCTTCAAAGGTCTCGTACTCGTTCCCGTGCTGTGGTGGATGTGGTTTCAGCAAGACGAATGCCGCGAATGGCGGCGAGAAATGGTTCTCGCGACGGTTGTCAGCGGCCTCGCAGCGCTCTTCGTCGGAAGAGTGCTGACTCACTGGTTGCCGTTCAGGGTGCGCCCCGTCTATGACCCCGAACTGCATCTGAGCTTCGCCAGCGGCGATATCAAGGACGCAGTGCTGACCAACTGGAGTTCCTTCCCGAGCGATCACGCGATGCTATGGATGGCGGTCGCCACCGGCATTTTCCTCGTGTGGCGGGGTATCGGCGTGCTGGCGCTTCTCTATACCGCGCTGTTCATTTGCCTTCCGCGCGCCTATCTCGGCTTTCACTATCCGACCGATTTGCTGGTGGGCGCCGCGGTGGGGATCACGATCACCTTGATCATGACGCGCGACGCGATCCGCACGCGCTACGCGACGCCGGTGCTGCGATGGATGGACCGCCACCCGGCGCCCGCTGCGACGCTAGCCTTTATTCTGTGCCTCCAACTCGTCACACAGTTCGACGAACTGCGCAGGCTCGCGAGCGGCATATTGAAACATCTATGA
- a CDS encoding endonuclease/exonuclease/phosphatase family protein, producing MKLVDWNIQWGCGVDGRVDLGRIVREARALCDFDVLCLQEVTRGFNEAPAAGGLKGAPSSDQFAELAALLPEMTVLDAIGSDLPSLGASRHRRQFGNAIVTRLPVRQVLRHSLPWPADPAKPSMLRVALEAVLEADVGPIRVISTHLEFYSEKQRLAQVARLRELHQEACNHAHFPARGEKPDSPFADTARPLSAVVCGDFNSAFEDTAFCRMLEPIADAPTFVDAWARAHPGEPRAATVGLYDHEQWPDGPFACDFVFVTQDLGTRIASCDVDPHSRSSDHQPMWLELR from the coding sequence ATGAAACTGGTCGACTGGAATATTCAGTGGGGCTGCGGCGTCGACGGCCGCGTCGACCTCGGCCGGATCGTGCGGGAAGCACGCGCGTTGTGCGACTTCGACGTGCTGTGTCTGCAGGAAGTCACCCGCGGCTTTAATGAAGCACCGGCTGCAGGCGGATTGAAAGGCGCGCCGTCGTCCGATCAGTTCGCCGAACTTGCCGCTCTGCTTCCGGAAATGACCGTGCTCGATGCGATCGGCTCCGATCTGCCGTCGCTGGGCGCGAGCCGTCATCGGCGGCAGTTCGGTAATGCCATCGTGACCCGCTTACCGGTTCGTCAGGTGCTGCGCCATTCGCTGCCGTGGCCTGCCGATCCCGCCAAGCCGTCGATGCTGCGCGTCGCGCTCGAAGCGGTGCTCGAAGCCGACGTCGGTCCGATTCGTGTCATCAGCACGCACCTCGAGTTCTATTCGGAGAAACAGCGGCTCGCGCAAGTGGCGAGACTGCGCGAGTTGCATCAGGAAGCATGCAATCACGCGCATTTTCCCGCGCGTGGTGAAAAGCCGGACAGCCCGTTTGCCGATACGGCGCGTCCGCTCAGCGCGGTTGTCTGCGGGGACTTCAACAGCGCGTTCGAAGACACCGCGTTTTGCCGGATGCTCGAACCGATCGCCGACGCGCCGACCTTCGTCGATGCGTGGGCCCGCGCGCACCCCGGCGAGCCGCGGGCTGCGACGGTCGGCCTATACGATCACGAGCAATGGCCCGACGGACCATTCGCGTGCGATTTCGTTTTCGTCACGCAAGACCTGGGCACACGCATTGCGTCGTGCGATGTCGATCCGCACAGCCGCTCGTCCGATCATCAGCCGATGTGGCTGGAACTGCGTTGA
- a CDS encoding COG4705 family protein, protein MNSSQSEIRAHAVSKVPQITLGFWIIKIAATTLGETGGDWVTMSLKLGYLIGTGIFAVIFIALVAGQIRAERFNATLYWATIVATTTLGTTLADFFDRSVGVGYPGGVMIVFALLLASLGIWYKSEGTVSVQSVTTPRAEWFYWVTILFSQTLGTALGDWVAGSDEGGLGLGYENGALIFGAGLLIVGALYYWSRLSRTAIFWAAFILTRPLGATLGDLLDKPVSQGGLEISRLYASVILVSFMALCVILLPQRPAGRAMR, encoded by the coding sequence ATGAATAGCAGCCAATCGGAAATTCGCGCGCATGCAGTCAGCAAAGTCCCTCAGATCACGCTGGGTTTCTGGATCATCAAAATCGCCGCCACGACACTTGGTGAAACGGGCGGCGATTGGGTGACCATGTCGCTCAAATTGGGTTATCTGATCGGCACCGGGATCTTTGCAGTTATTTTTATTGCGCTGGTCGCAGGGCAGATCAGGGCGGAGCGGTTCAATGCCACGCTTTATTGGGCGACCATCGTCGCAACGACCACGCTCGGTACCACGCTGGCCGACTTCTTCGATCGATCCGTGGGAGTTGGCTATCCTGGCGGTGTCATGATCGTCTTCGCGCTTCTGCTTGCGAGCCTGGGCATTTGGTACAAATCGGAAGGTACGGTGTCAGTGCAGAGCGTAACCACGCCGAGAGCCGAGTGGTTCTATTGGGTGACGATCCTCTTTTCGCAGACACTGGGTACGGCGTTGGGCGATTGGGTGGCGGGATCGGACGAAGGCGGATTGGGGCTTGGCTATGAGAACGGCGCTTTGATCTTCGGTGCGGGTCTGCTGATCGTCGGCGCGCTGTACTACTGGTCGCGGCTGTCGCGGACCGCCATTTTCTGGGCAGCGTTCATCCTGACTCGTCCGCTCGGCGCGACCTTGGGAGATCTGCTCGACAAACCCGTTTCTCAAGGTGGGCTCGAGATCAGCCGACTCTATGCATCGGTGATTCTGGTTTCGTTCATGGCCCTGTGCGTGATTTTGTTACCGCAGCGTCCTGCTGGGCGAGCGATGCGGTAG